TAATAATATGTTATCAGCTCTTATTATTGGAGTACCATCTAGATCTTGTGTTTCTTCGGATTTTTTATAAGTTAATCCTCTTACGAACACTGCATAATCTTGGAATTTTACTTTTTCGAAATTATTAATAAATAATCCTTCAAATAACTTCATTATTCTTCACCTTCAAGTTCAGCAATGATTTTATCAATTTCGCTACGTAAAACAACTTGACGAGCAACAATTTCTTTAAGTTCCGCGTTAAGTTTTTTAATATCAATAGCTTCTTTTGTATCTTCTTTTTCAACATATGAATTTACAGAAAGATTGTAATCATTATCTCTAATTTGGTCATATGAAGCAATTTTAACAAAGTTTTGTAAGTCCTTTCTTTTGTTGTATAAATCTAAAATATGTGCGATATTTTCATCTGTAAGCTTGTTTTTCTTAGATTTTTTAACAAAGAAACTTGAAGCGTCAATGAATGTGACATCAGTATCTTTTCTATTCTTTTTAAGTACTAAAATGCAAGTTGCAATTCCTGTTCCAAAGAATAAATTATCAGGAAGTTGGATAATTGAATCTACAAAGTTATTGTCAATTAAATATTTACGAATTTTTTGCTCAGTTCCACCACGGTACATAATTCCAGGAAAACAAACAATAGAAGCGACTCCTTCTGAGGATAAGTTGTTTAAAGCATGAAGCACAAAAGCTCAGTCAGCTTTTGATCTTGGAGCAAGCACCCCAGGACCTGTAAAACGAGGGTCATTAATTAAAGTTTTATCATTTTTATCATTTCAACTAATTGAATATGGAGGGTTAGAAACAATTACATCAAAGAATGTATTTCATTCTTTTGGATGTGTTAAAGTATCGTCACAGTAAATGTGAAACTTGTCAAAATCCATATCGTGAAGGAACATATTCATTCTGCAAAGGTTGAATGTTGTAACGTTAATTTCTTGTCCAAAAACACCGCTTGTGATATTTTTAGCTCCTAAAATCTTCACTGCTTGTAAAAGGAGTGAACCTGAACCAGCACACATATCATAAACATTTTTAACTTGTTTTTTATCTCCAATTGCTAATTTAACAAGCAAGTTACTTACTTCTTGAGGTGTAAAGTATTCACCACCACTCTTACCTGCATTTGATGCATACATACCCATTAAATATTCGTAAGCATCACCAAAAACATCAATTGAATTATCTTTTAAGTTTCCAAGGTTCATGCTTTGAATCCCTTTTAAAAGCTTCACAAGGATATTATTTCTTTTAGGAACTGTATCACCTAATTTGTTGTTATTTACGTCAAAATCTTGGAAAAGACCTTTGAAATCATCTTCACTATCTTTCCCTCTTGATGATTGTTCAATTGAATCGAAAATTCTTTTTAAAGTTTCGTTTAAATTTTCGTCATATTCTGCGTTTTTAACAACATTAGCAAAAAGGTCTTTGCTATCAATGAAAAACCCTATTTCTCTTGCTATTTCATTTTTAGCTTTTTCAGGAATTTGACCTTGATATTTTTCATAATCAAAATCTGAATCACCAGCTTCAGCTTGTCTATTGCTGAATTCTCTGACCATTTTTTCAGAAAGGAAACGGTAAAACATTGCACCAAGCACGTAGTTTTTAAAGTCTCATCCATCTACACTTCCTCTAAGCTCATCAGCTATTTTTCAAATGCTTGTATGTAATTCATTTCTTTCTAATTCTTTTTTGTTATCCATAATTTTCATCTCCTAAGATACTAAAATATTTAATATAAATATTTTACCTTATTTATTAGTCTTTAACTTCCTTATATTGTTCATTTGAATTTTTAAAACAAAACAATTGGTTTATTTTTCGAATTTCAAACACACAAATTACAAACACACCTATAAATAAGCAACATTTGTAATTAAGGTAAGAAATTCAGAGTAAAAAAAGGTTTCCCACTTGCAGTATAAAAGTTATGCTACCAACTGAGAAACAAAGAATTTTTAGACCTTTTCCACTTACTAGTATAAATTTATTTAAATAATCTCTTTTCCAAGTTAAGGAATC
This genomic window from Mycoplasmopsis gallinacea contains:
- a CDS encoding type I restriction-modification system subunit M, whose translation is MDNKKELERNELHTSIWKIADELRGSVDGWDFKNYVLGAMFYRFLSEKMVREFSNRQAEAGDSDFDYEKYQGQIPEKAKNEIAREIGFFIDSKDLFANVVKNAEYDENLNETLKRIFDSIEQSSRGKDSEDDFKGLFQDFDVNNNKLGDTVPKRNNILVKLLKGIQSMNLGNLKDNSIDVFGDAYEYLMGMYASNAGKSGGEYFTPQEVSNLLVKLAIGDKKQVKNVYDMCAGSGSLLLQAVKILGAKNITSGVFGQEINVTTFNLCRMNMFLHDMDFDKFHIYCDDTLTHPKEWNTFFDVIVSNPPYSISWNDKNDKTLINDPRFTGPGVLAPRSKADWAFVLHALNNLSSEGVASIVCFPGIMYRGGTEQKIRKYLIDNNFVDSIIQLPDNLFFGTGIATCILVLKKNRKDTDVTFIDASSFFVKKSKKNKLTDENIAHILDLYNKRKDLQNFVKIASYDQIRDNDYNLSVNSYVEKEDTKEAIDIKKLNAELKEIVARQVVLRSEIDKIIAELEGEE